GGCACAACTACAAATTAcacaattcccgactaaaaaaCCTTTGGTCACCAATTATTGAGccattaccgactaaatataaTTTAGTCATGTTTTAATATTTCCCGACTACACTTATTTTAGTTGCTAATGTTAGATTTATGTCgaccaaaaatatatttagtcaggaaaaaacaattttttaccaatttaaaaaatcaataaatgaaataCATGTTCCGACAAATTAATTTGGCCCGGGATTGATATATTTTAGCCGACTAATATCAATTTTAGTCgggggaaaatatttttttacaaatttaaaaaatcaataaatgaaataCATTTCCCAACTAATTAATCTAGTTGGCGTTTATAGATATTAGCCGACTAAAAATTGTTTTAGTTGGGGGAATATCACTatttccccccctttttttaaagatttcaagaaaggaaatatttgttccaaATACATTCATCACAATGCAACCTTTCCAATcaaaaccgttcattttttttcttcttaattttaaGATTCTCACAAAATTTTGGCTTGATTTGGTTAAGTAAGCCCTTTTATTGGCACAcaaattcttaaataaaaataattttgtggTCTGATCAAGTGTATATCCATATGCGGTTagcttcattcttggtacgaatgatcTAATTTGTATTATGTCAAAACATAGATGTTTTTTATTGCCAAAAAAGACCTCAGGCGGGGCTCAGTTAGTGcactataacacttaaacgtTGCTGACTAAGTTTTTAGTCGAAAAAACCATTTGTCGACTAAAACGGTCACATTAGGCAACTAAACAGTTAGTCGGGAAAACCATTTGCCAACTAAAAAGGGTACATTAGGCAATCAAAAAAATGGCACAGATTTTAGAATGTAGAAATAAGAAGGTATAAAGTTAGTGGAATATAGGTTCTTATTgggtaaaaaataagtacttattttgttagTGGAACGGGGCGTCGATCTTTTGTGAGCTCTTTCCAagcccacaacaatgatcaaaatcgttcactttttagagatTGCCACGAATATTGACCATGtgaaaaatcatgttgatcggaTTCCGTTTGATataatttcaaaatgcattaatctTGTATACAAAAGGTGGGCAACCCCTCAACACATCTATCTGAAACTTAATGCATTTAAAAATCCAACCAAATGATATCCGATCACTGTGGTTTTTGGCGTGCTCAATGTTCTCTAGAAAGTAAacaattctaatcattattgtGGACCCGTGAATAGCCCCACAGAAGACCGAAATTGGCTAGGAATGGATGGAGTTCACACCGGACGAGAGCTCAATCGCCTTAATTCCCGGTTGAAGATGCTATAAGAGCATGTCCAGTGGGGTTCTAAAATGGCTATAGCCATTTGCCCCTTTTTAACACCAATAAATGGTTAGTTATAAAATAGAATCCTCTCATCTCCAATGATTAGttctaaaataaaactaaagagTTTCAAATATTAGCTGACTTTTTCTCCAACTTTCTCAACTCTAATTTAACTACTACTTTCCGTTTAAAAATAATTGTCTTGTCCGTCAAACCAGgattttaagaaaaattctttttcaaaaaattatgttttatttttaacttttgtccaaaATATATGTTTTACAACTTGATCCCAAAATTTAGATCGTGCTTGGGAGTTACCGACAATCGAGTCTTGAGTAATGCAAAAGTAAGCATTACAAATTGTTTCACCCTATTCAGAAGTGAACGATTTTCCTCTCGCAGTACAACTTCGCTCTGCCGTAATTCGTAgactaatttttgaatttggagggtgattgtgtagcaagaaaataaaattggtgTGAAGTAATTCCTACACACTATCCTATTTATTAAGAGGATATATTTTAGTCGTTACAAAAAATAGAGCCGTTCAACGGCAATATTCCTCCCATGTTTCATCACATGGGTCCAAATTATTATTAGTTGAAAAAAATCCTAACGGCTTtattttgctctctctctctctctccgcagaCGTtaaacttttctctctcttctcatcaACCGACTGAAACTCTCTCACATCGACTGAAACCCATCTCTCTCACCAgcgagaactctctctctctctctctctctctctctctctcacacacacacacacacatcatcATCAAACCCGTCTCTCTATCACCCAtcgactcactccacaatcgtCAAACCCTCGTTCCACAATTAGTATGCTCAGGCAAGGTTAAACGGCCATGAAATTGGTAGTCTCTCCTCTATCAATCTCATCGTTGGTATGCTAAGACAAGGTTGAACGACCCAATTTCGGCAAGCTATCATCGGGTTTTCCAACAGGTTTAAAGCTTTTCGGCCAAGTTCCAGCGACTTTCAGGTAATTACTCCAGTGAACTCTGTTACTTGGGCATGCAAATATACAActcattttttactttattcaTATTCCATTGGGGGCGAGGCGACTTTTCACAACCCCTTATTTTCTCCATTAGCCCATtaaaattttttcaaataattacaaCATGAGCTCCTAATGCAAAATGTCATACTTGCCCTTCTGGTATATacttcggtaactaactgtcgaaaacatatatatatattttagtaATTAACTGttgaaaatacatatataatttGGTAATTAACTACCACATTCTGGTATATATTTCGGTATTAGGTTatcaaaaatttatttgatAATATTATATTACTGAAGATTAGAAAagtcctctatatatatacatttcggTAATTGACTGCCGAAAATATACAAACATTTtagtaactaactgtcgaaattatttaaatattaCGGTATTCAAATGTCgaaaatattacattttttcGGATCTGAAACGCCGAAAATctggttcaaaaaattgaaaattctaCGTCAAAAAAAACACAGTGCTCGATCGGCTCCCAAGTGGGTTtcgttttgagagagagagagagagagagagagagaggaaaaggggAGGGAGTGGCGGTGGTAGGGCGGTGTTCGTAactttggtggtggtggctatgCAGATTTGGTGTTTTGGGAGGAGAGGAGTATAATAGGAAGATTTGAGGAAattaatgggttatatggagtaaataaaaggaaattaatgggttatatggaATAAATGAAGGAAGTGGGCtaatagagaaaataaagagttgCAAATAGCGGCTCCCTTTTCCATCCCCATGTGGAGTTCTATAATTGGGGATGAAAAATTTgggggtaaatttcactgatctCCCTGAGATTTTTGACAAATGCAGAAACCTCTCCTCAAATTTCTGAAATGTCACTGCCTTCCCTTGCTCTTTAAACTATTGTCCACACTCCCCCTTTTGTTAAAATGACGTTCAATTATGAACAGAAAACAATGATGTCAACTTTGTTTCTTTGATTTATACCAAGATTACCCCCACAAACATGCCAAAACTTTTCTTTATCTAGCAaccaactttttatttttcatttctcttttctcactTCACAAGTAATATCCCAAacttttgaataaaattattcTGTGAGTTCTATTTATGTACTAAAATAAGAATTTAGaccaaatgttttcttttttctttttttcttgaaactTTGAGAAGTTGTATAATTTCAGAAATATATAAGTTCATTTTGGTAACTTGACAATCATTgtttagttctttattttttggcttaaaCCTTACAATCATAATTTACTCCCTCCTATTGGAACTGCAATTTCAGCGCCACTTCGTGACTTCGTGGATAAAAAATttaaggaatatttaaatatacaTCCTCTTTATCCATGCTATGTAATAATTCATCTTgcccttttttcatgcttattttttcatcctcttagtgtgtgaattacctttcttaccctTTCACtgtgatatacatatattatgtttattgctttcctaatttagtgagattggattggattatttttccaatttagtgggattggattggattgatttcctaattcagtgggattaggtaaattttaatatgattgattactctcatttttttatcctattacttttatatttaaaattaaatcgCATCAAACAATcataattcatgattttttggtaattttaatatgattgattacttttatatttcaatgatAATATTTGGAGGTATGTCATGTTTATTAAATCGGTTTCAAGCTAGATTACGAATGGTCATGAAACGTTGAAATTGACATGGTAATTTAACTATGAAACGTTAATCAAGATAACACCagttttgatggtaatttaaccatatttcatggattaagatcaatttttttaagaacatgacatgataagttgaccacatctttgcatgttttcttcattcttcgagttggccaaccaaacaacaaaaagtcatattttccattgatcttattacacggaatatggctaaattaccataaaaaaaaaaagaaataacatgacATACTCAAATCTTTACATAGTTAAATTACCAAgacattacatggttaaattaccataacGATTACAACGTGAACACGATAAATATcccatgattcgaacaaatatttcatggttAACGGTTCAAATGAtttatcaaatgaaaataaCAGAGAATCATTGTTTCTTAACGGTTTCAATTTCATGGTAAACGGTTTCaatttctttggatattttctcAACAGCCAAACAAGAAATTACGGCAATAAACAAGAGTCTTGGAAGAGAAACTCTAGCAAATGGATTTTCCTCTATAACCCAGTTAAATCAAATGGGAGTAGTTGAGAAAATCCTGaataaattgaaccaaaatagCCCTCAAATTATGAATCGAACCAAAATAGACATCGCCTCAAGCCCAGCCCTCGCCAGCGCCTCAAGCCCAGCCCTCGCTGACCACCGGCGAACGTTTTCTGGCCACCGATGATCAATTTGTTTTAAGTGTCCGGCGCGGGCGAGCTTATACGCTAAAACCCCATCAATTTTACAAACCCATTAGTAATTTCCAAATCCTAAAACCAATGGCATCCACATCAGCAATTTCACTACCCCTGTTTCCTTGCACCAGAACCAGCCCCCACTGGAAAACAAACAGGGCATTATCGACGACCATATCGGCGTCGCTGCAGAACGAGAATTACGGGAGATCAGTGGTGGACGAGAACCTGATCATGCTGCGGAAGAGGATCCATAAGATGAAGCGCGAGCTGCTGGGGTTGTTGCAGACCTAGATGATGGACGTGAGGCCGTGTTTGGTTCTGAGTGCAATCTTGGTGGTTGCTTTGAGCGTGCCTGCGGCGGGGGCGGGGGCGGTGGCTGGGTTTCAAATGCCGGCGGTGATCGGAGACGCCGCTCTCTCCAAAATCTGCCAATATGGAAATGGGATTTGGGGGTGGGGGATGTTGTTTAATGATTTTCCCAAAATTTATAGGATTTGTTGGGTTAATAATCTTGAGATCCAAATTTTCCGGAATTGAACGGAAATCGTGGGACGGAAATCGTGATAATCTCGCGAGGACGAAAGGGATTAAGGTTTCGTCCCTAATTTCaatgcttatatatatatatatatatatatatatatatatatatatatatatatatatatatatacagtcaggttccggtgagggatcccttacttttttaaaatgcgggactttccttcccgattgaatttcgatgatccgagccgctcaaagtgatcagaacgtgattttaagggtccccacgagaaatcagcaaaaaaaaagaccgggaagggcttcatccgagcagttttcattgaacggttcaaaaaaaactgctcggatgaagcccttcccggtcattttttttgctgatttctcgcagggacccttaaaatcacgttctgcacacattgaacggttcggattttcaaaatttgatcgggaaatgaaagtccctcattttaaaaaaatgagggatccctcacttgataatttgtgtatatatatatatatatatatatatatatatatatatatatatatatatatatatatatatatatcaacaaCAAAAGGGCAATAATGGGATAAAAACTAGTACAAGGACGAAATCATAATTAGTTAAAAGCGGGAGGATGAAATCTTAACTTTGTTAGGCTTCTAGGATGAATAATTAAGCCtcccaaaatttaaaatactATCATAGGCATTAACTTATAGATATGTAGATTAtgggcaattttttttctagaatGGCAATAACTAAAGTACGTACGGGCAATATTTTTCTTCACACTAGAATAGTAGTGGAAACCTTGAATTAATATTGATACATCGATTACGActgcaatgattttttttttcggtctCAATTTGTTTTTGGTAGAGTGCATGGGAGTCAAAAAAGATTAGCTATGATAAAAAGTACTGTCTTTTTAATTGTAATGACTTTGATTATCAAAGTGGGATCTAGTACCATCTTTACCCAAAATGAGTAatgttcacctttttttttttggtaagtgaaCGAAATTGCAACTTTCTTGATTGAATTAAGTCTTTGTATgagtttttttattcttctcacaAGATGAACCCAAAACAGtcaaaagatttaataaaaatatgaaaagcaTTATTTAAGCATCaagtaaaatttgaaaacataaTCACTGATTGTTGatgatattaaaatattgttaaagattttatttttctgattattttatcctggttcaaatggattaaaaattagagcactttattttttaacaatctttagaccatttatatattaaaaaatagagttaaaaatttcagtgctccaattttcaatttgtttgaatcggtgcgaagatcttatttttttgatcattttatcctaaggggtcataattgatttttgactccagggctctcgttggttagccctaagaaagtcataaaatcaaatactccatctcttaggactaacaaacgagagtcctagagtcaaaaattaattatgaccgtttaggataaaatgataaaataaaataaaatctttgcactgattcaaacgaatgaaaaattaaagtacttaatttttttcatctgtTTTTCACCGAACAGAACCTTGCAGCCCTTTTTTCCCTAGTTCTTCTTGCCGCAAAACGTCACCGTTTTGAGGCACCAATCCTGTGGTGACTTGGGTCACCACAGGCCCCCCAGTCCCACTGAACACCCCCTTTAGAAAGGCTAGTACCGTCTTTTGACGATAACTCTGCTGTCTATTAGTACAGTCTGCTGCTACAGTCATAAATACTCTCACGCGCGTTTTCTCCTCCTCCGGAGCACACGCGCAAGCGATCGAAATGACGGAGAAACCCTCACAAGCATTACTACGAGATCACCAATTGAAGGACTTAATTGGAAAAAATGGGGCAAAATTGGCCACTTCGTTCTTATATTTCTGCTTTCTTTAAGGTGCGGATGGATAGGGGTTGGATAAAGATAACCTAACCCTTCGACCCTTTATCctattctctctcctctgtctGATCCTcatccctttttctctctccaaaccccgttctctctctctctccatggacCTGTTCATAGATCCACCGGCGACCACCGCACCGCCGCCAGCACCACCACCTGTGGCGGCGGAACCACCGATCTACATAGCTCACGCCGCCAACCCCACTCCCACCTTCGCCTCCATCAACCACAGCCACCCACCTTATGCGGAGgtacaaaaattttcaaaaccctagctcaCTCTCTATTGTTTTAGGCCTAtgcatatgtatatacatatcttGAAAACGGTTATATCTCTTTGAATTTTCGTTACCGCTAGTTGGCTACTTGTAACAGTTATCATCAGGTCGGTGAAGTAAACTgatgatttctttttttcttttttaaatggaGTATATATAGCTAGCTCTACCCTCATCatttattttctctatctagAAATGACTGATTTGGGGATGACAGATGATAACGGCAGCTATAACGGCGTTGAAGGAGAGGAATGGGTCGAGTCGTCAGGCTATAGCTAAATACATTGAGAAAAACTACTCGAGCCTGCCGTCGAACCACTCGGCCTTGTTGACTCACCACCTGAAGCGATTGAAGAACAACGGTCACCTCCTGATGGTCAAGCACTCTTACAAGCTCCCTAGATCTGTTCCTACTCTTTCCGATGGCGATGGAGGAGGAAATGGAAATGGGAATGGGCCCTCTTCTGCGCCGAAAAGAGGGCGTGGGCGTCCACCTAAGCCCAAGGTTGTTGGTCAGCTTCAGCCTCATAATAATGTTGTGGTTGGGCCGGATTCGGTGTTAGTTTCTTTGGGTCTTGCTGACCCTGTAGCTAGAAAGGGACCTGGTAGACCCCCAAAggcgaagaagaagagaggccCAGGGAGGCCTCCGAGGCCCAAATCTTTTCCTGTTTCCGTTGACGGGAGTGGGTTGGTAGGCGCCGAGTTGGGCGGGCCTGGGGTCGTTAAAAGGGGCCGTGGGAGGCCTCCGAAAACGAAAACGATGATGGGGCAGAGTGGGCCAAAGATGAGGTCTGTTGGGCCAAGACCAAGAGGACGGCCGAAAAGGGATGTTCCCATGGGGAAGCCACCAGGCAGGCCGCGCGGCCGGCGGCCGAAGAATGTGGTGGTTGGTGGTGATGGGGGTGCACTTGGTGGTGTTGGGGGTGGACTGTTGCCATCGAAGCAGCAGGGGAGGCCGCATAGAGTTGGTGGGATTAAGAAGCCAAGAAAGCTTACTGGAAGACCATTGGGCCGGCCGAGGAAGGTACACCTGAATTACGGAATGCATTCCAATTTCTATACATTTTACCATATTAATTATAATTAAAACTTTatgtaaattgattttttctgtAATTGGATAGGGTACTAACTTAATGCCTGAACGCTAGTTAGGTTAAATCTTTAGCTATCCCATGAGCTTACCGAAATCACAATCATTGATGATGTAATTTGGAGTAGAAGTGTGAATAAGATAAATAGCAGCTTCTAAATGTGTATGTGAAGGCCATTTTGATGAGCCCTTCAGTGTATGCTGAGGATCTTGTTTTTAACTAGCGTTTAGACTCATGCACGGGATATTTCATTGTTTCGAATAGATTTCATGTGACATTGTATGAGTACATAAATACTATCTCACGATTCAGTATAACCACTCCAAACCAACTTACCTCGataaagggagaaaaaaaaactactcgaAGCCAATGTTTTTAAAGGTGAAGGTACAATGCAAGGCGTTTTATTTGTCATGAGGCGAGGTGTACATCTTGGGTTATTGATGCGTAAGCATTTACAGTTTCAATTTTTGAGTTTAATAATTAtaaaagagagagtgagaacAATGTTAAATAAAAGTTTTATGAGCTCCTTTAAACCTTGAAATATGTATGTTACTTTAAGTGTAACAATATATTGAGCAAGCAAAATATCCAAGTAGGTACTAAGCTCACTTAAATCAAAGATTGACTAGACATGAGAGAATTATTTCAAAAAACCTTGGGGTTGCACATGTTTTGGCAACAATGACAATGATAGGCTATGGAGCTTCGACACTCCTAAAGGCCAGCGTGTCATGTGTCCGACATGGCAATATGTGTGGGACATGGCAAAATATGTGTGGGACACGCCACACGGCGCGtccaataaatttaattaatttttttagtgggACACACGATTGGCACAATGGGGACACGTATGGGAACACGGCAGGGGtgaaatatgcaattttttaatttttggggggtaaatgcgtattatttcaaatatttttggttaAAAGTGTAATATGATGTATATATATGATGCTTGTTTACATATATTGAAGCTTCATgtagaataaaatttttttttcccctgtccTCTGCCGTGTTTGTGTcctcattttttaagaaattccATGTCCCGTATCTgtatccgtgctacatagaTGACAGGAATGAGACTGATGAAACTATGGACACTTGGCCAACTTCTGAAGTGACACATGGTAGTGTTTTAGATCATCGTATTGAAAGCCACGCTTATATATACGTGTGTGTGCGTCTGTATTCATGTTTTCTAGAGTCAAAATCAATAAGGAAAATAATaagatactccctccatcccaatttgttaTGCTCTTATTCCTTTTTGGTCACAGACAACGAATTTCTCACAAAATAGTGACATGTACACGGGAGGGGACACGACAGAAATAACTAAATCTagaatatttatattatatatcTGTGGAAATATAGTTAGAcgctatgatgcacggacatgggaattctaaaaaaaattggggacacggacacgacgGGGGACGccatgtgtatatttatttatttatttttataaataaatacataattATAGATTGACACccagaatttaaaaaaaatttataatttggccccaatttttttaaaaaaaaatttacagtttgacccctattttttttgaaaatgcagTTTGGCCCCTGATGTGTCcccatcaaaaaaaatttacagtttgacccctattttttttgaaaatgcagTTTGGCCCCTGATGTGTCCCCATCAATGTCACTCCGTGTCCCCAGCTGTGTccccataaaaaaattaattaaattatgggacacgctaCATGATGTGTCCCCGtgtgtcccatacgtgtccccgccgtgtcccatACGTGTTCCCGCCGTGTCTCATACGTGTTCGACACTGCGATATTTcaacctctagaggtgtcggtgcttcataggttagACGTAAACCAGCATGAagcatcaatatatatataccagTATCATATATGCATCATATTACACaacccaaaatatttgaagtaatacacacttgcccaaaaaaatttaaaaaacggcaaaaaaatttcattaatctttgaaattgttacaaaaatcAATAGGAACAAGGAGAACGACATCAAATTTCTAACAAAGCTAAGAAAAATCCTATGCCCAATCCAAGACCCAAACCCTCGATTGGCAATAGACCAATCAAGGAAATCCAATGGGGTAAGTCCACAACCTAAAGGGCCgaagcccaaacacctaaaGGGACAAGCCCAAccaaaaagaaaccctaatcctaacacaaccaccaaaaaaaaaattgcatatttaacCCTTGTTGTGTGACCCTATACGTGTCCCTCCCGTGTCCACCTAAagcaattaattaaatttattaaaCGCCACATGGCGTGTCCCATTCGTATTTTGCCGTGTCCTCTGTGTGCCCCCTTGTTAGACAAGGGGATACGCCAGCCTCTAGGAGTGTCGATGCTTCACAGGCTAGTGAGGATAATGCTATAAAGGACCTTCAAAGGGCATCCCATATGTCTGGCAAGACTGCGCGTATGTGGAAGCTTAAAAATTGTAAGTTCAAAAGCAAACTAATCAAAATTTGACCcgaaaaaaatagaatgatgaacCCAAGAAACTTGAGAGAATATGGTAATAAATTATTAACATAAGCAAATTTCGTTGGTGTTAAGATTACCTTAACTTTCTCTTGATTAACAAATTTTGTTCGCTTAATACTTATGTA
This DNA window, taken from Rhododendron vialii isolate Sample 1 chromosome 8a, ASM3025357v1, encodes the following:
- the LOC131336023 gene encoding histone H1-like; this encodes MDLFIDPPATTAPPPAPPPVAAEPPIYIAHAANPTPTFASINHSHPPYAEMITAAITALKERNGSSRQAIAKYIEKNYSSLPSNHSALLTHHLKRLKNNGHLLMVKHSYKLPRSVPTLSDGDGGGNGNGNGPSSAPKRGRGRPPKPKVVGQLQPHNNVVVGPDSVLVSLGLADPVARKGPGRPPKAKKKRGPGRPPRPKSFPVSVDGSGLVGAELGGPGVVKRGRGRPPKTKTMMGQSGPKMRSVGPRPRGRPKRDVPMGKPPGRPRGRRPKNVVVGGDGGALGGVGGGLLPSKQQGRPHRVGGIKKPRKLTGRPLGRPRKNASIPGIASQQLVAYEDLKGKLEFFKSRIKQAVITVKPHLNPETALSGFGALQELEELATMDLNAPLNVQVHIQVQEPLVQH